GCGGCCCGGGGGCGGTGTGCACCGGGGCCGTCTCTTCTTTCCGCACTAACGCACTCACGCACTAACGCACTTCCCTCAATGTCCGCCCCCCGCCGCCGCACCCGCCGCCGCCGCAGTCTCCGGGTTCACGGGCAGGAAGTAGAACGCGATGCCCAGGATGATGTAGACGGCCAGCAGCTGAACGCCCTCCATCCAGTGGCTTTCGCCGTCCATCGAGCAGAGCGCCATGATGCCTACGCACAGCCCGACCGCCAGCACCTCCAGCGGGGTGAAGATCAGGTCCATCGGCTGCGGGGCGATGAAGTAGCTCAGGAACACCAGCAGCGGCGCCACGAACAGCGCCACCTGGATGGACGATCCCACGGCGATATTGATGGCCGCATCCATCTTGTTCTTCGCCGCCATGATGATGGCCGTGGAGTGCTCCGCTGCGTTGCCGATGATGGCGACCACGATTACGCCCACGAACACCTCGCTCCACCCCAGCGCCTCGGCCGTCTCGGTCGCCGCCCCCACCAGGAACTCGGCCATCACCGCCACCCCGATGGTCGCCAGCACCAGCTTGCCGATGGCGCGGCCCATCGGCGACTTGCCGTGCTCCCCGTCGATTCCGCCCTCTCCCGCGTCGCCCATGTACAGGTGGCGGTGCGTCTTGAGGGTAAAGAAGAGGCTGGCGACGTACGTCGCCATCAGCACGATGGAAATTTCCAGGCTCAGGTTGCGCTCCGCCGCCGCGGCCGTATTGCCCACCAGCGAGTGGAAGATGGCCGGCACCACCAGCCCCACGGCGCTCAGAACCAGCAGCGTTCCGCCCAGCCCCGCCGCGGTGCGGTTGAACTTCTGCGTCTCGTACTTCAGCCCGCCCACCAGCGCGCTGAGCCCGAACACCAGCAGCACGTTGCCGATGATGGAGCCGGTGATGGACGCCTTCACCAGGTCGAACAGCCCGGCCCGCAGCGCCACGATGGCGATGATCAGCTCCGCCGCGTTGCCGAAGGTGGCGTTCAGCAGCCCGCCCACGCCCTCGCCCACGCGCTCGGCGATCTCTTCGGTGGCGTGCCCCATCTGCCCCGCCAGTGGGATGATGCCCAGGCAGGAGACGATGAAGATGGCGGACGCCGACGAGTGCAGCCACCACTCCATGAGCATGGCGATGGGCACGAACACCAGCAGCAGGTTCATCACGTTCGCGGCCGAGAACAGGCCGG
This Longimicrobium sp. DNA region includes the following protein-coding sequences:
- the cax gene encoding calcium/proton exchanger — encoded protein: MATTTEKPGLFSAANVMNLLLVFVPIAMLMEWWLHSSASAIFIVSCLGIIPLAGQMGHATEEIAERVGEGVGGLLNATFGNAAELIIAIVALRAGLFDLVKASITGSIIGNVLLVFGLSALVGGLKYETQKFNRTAAGLGGTLLVLSAVGLVVPAIFHSLVGNTAAAAERNLSLEISIVLMATYVASLFFTLKTHRHLYMGDAGEGGIDGEHGKSPMGRAIGKLVLATIGVAVMAEFLVGAATETAEALGWSEVFVGVIVVAIIGNAAEHSTAIIMAAKNKMDAAINIAVGSSIQVALFVAPLLVFLSYFIAPQPMDLIFTPLEVLAVGLCVGIMALCSMDGESHWMEGVQLLAVYIILGIAFYFLPVNPETAAAAGAAAGGGH